A region from the Melioribacter roseus P3M-2 genome encodes:
- a CDS encoding PAS domain S-box protein — protein MSFYNRGKNAKKIKILFIEDLPTDVELAERTLKKAGLSFIYRTVETEREYRKELKEFAPDIIISDYKMPNFDGMNALKIAIKETPATPFIVLTGSMNEEIAVECMKQGAWDYVIKENIIRLPFAVSEALKLKEIKLEKIAAEEKLKESEEKYRAAFLTSPDAVNINKLDGAYVDINRGFTRLTGYTKENVIGKLSSEIDIWAIPSDREKLIDGLKKYGYVSNLESIFRCKDGSLKTALMSASLITINGEPHILSITRDITEAKKTQMLLAESEEKFRRLVMDDLTGDFISTPEGKFILVNPALANILGFDSMDELMQTNLLSLYKNPEDRFKLLNELKAKKKLENYEITVLRKDGKEINVVENIVGEFDDKGNLIQLKGYLYDITERKKSEREIKKLNRVYAVLSSINEVIVRVKDKQILLEEACRIAVEKGNFKLAWVGIREEKNNKVIPVAFAGDSKDYLDSLSINLNDDKEKQGPFGRVIDKGVRAIVNNIAEDLSMLPWREKALKSGYNSVGSFPIKIFGKTIGAFNIYAAETDFFDEAELKLFDELAEDISFAVEYIETETSKKKYEESLRESESKNRAILDAIPDMVFLIDAKGNFIDYKAPSDSDLYTRRNNIIGKNLKDILPKEVSEMIFRNIEKTLELGTIQTFEYALTLAGSVQYYEARMACSDKENLVVVVRNITDRKRSEEELRKLLRAVEQSPASVVITDTNGFIQYVNEKFCEVTGYEKEEVIGLKPNVLKSGYHDSFFYENLWNTILSGEEWHGEILNKKKNGELYWESASISPVFDNNENITHFVAVKEDITEKKKMVEELIKAKEEAEVSEKIKTEFLSQMSHEIRTPINVIIGNLSLIREDLCNQIDATACELFDGIDLSVKRIMRTIDLILNMSEIQTNSYKPIFRTIDLKTDILNKIIEEFKTQAKNKNLGLYLDCLVEDTKLIGDEYSITQIFANLMDNAIKYTHKGKIDIIIDRNYEGELTAQVRDTGIGMSREFIADIFKPFTQEERGYTRTYEGNGLGLALVKRYCEINNISIEVESEKGKGSLFRLVFKKKPVLL, from the coding sequence GTGTCTTTTTATAACCGAGGCAAAAATGCAAAAAAAATAAAAATTCTTTTTATTGAAGATTTACCTACCGATGTGGAACTAGCGGAACGAACGCTTAAAAAAGCCGGCTTATCTTTTATTTATCGGACTGTTGAAACGGAAAGAGAGTACAGAAAAGAACTTAAAGAGTTCGCGCCGGATATTATTATCTCCGATTATAAAATGCCTAATTTCGATGGAATGAACGCGCTTAAAATTGCTATTAAAGAAACTCCGGCGACGCCTTTTATTGTTTTGACTGGCTCTATGAACGAAGAGATTGCTGTCGAATGCATGAAACAAGGGGCTTGGGATTATGTGATAAAGGAAAATATTATTCGTCTTCCTTTTGCGGTCAGCGAGGCGCTGAAACTGAAAGAAATTAAGCTGGAAAAAATTGCCGCCGAAGAAAAACTGAAAGAAAGCGAAGAAAAATATCGCGCGGCGTTTCTTACAAGTCCCGACGCAGTAAATATTAATAAGCTCGACGGCGCTTACGTCGATATTAACCGGGGTTTTACCAGGCTAACCGGATACACGAAAGAGAATGTTATCGGTAAACTATCCTCCGAAATTGATATATGGGCTATTCCTTCCGACCGGGAAAAGTTAATTGACGGATTAAAAAAATACGGATACGTATCTAATCTGGAGTCGATTTTCCGATGCAAGGACGGAAGCCTGAAAACAGCTCTTATGTCCGCTTCCTTAATCACTATTAACGGCGAACCGCATATCCTTTCGATTACCAGAGACATTACAGAAGCCAAAAAAACTCAGATGCTGCTTGCAGAAAGCGAGGAAAAATTCAGACGACTAGTTATGGACGACCTTACCGGAGATTTTATCTCGACTCCGGAAGGTAAATTTATTCTGGTCAATCCGGCTTTGGCAAATATACTCGGTTTCGATTCGATGGATGAATTGATGCAAACCAATTTGTTGTCGTTATACAAAAATCCGGAAGACCGATTCAAACTTCTTAATGAATTGAAAGCCAAAAAGAAATTGGAAAACTACGAAATTACCGTTCTAAGGAAGGACGGTAAGGAAATAAATGTAGTGGAAAACATTGTCGGAGAATTTGACGATAAAGGAAATTTAATACAGCTTAAAGGATATCTCTACGATATTACAGAACGAAAAAAATCCGAAAGAGAGATTAAAAAATTAAATCGGGTTTATGCCGTTCTGAGCAGTATTAACGAAGTTATCGTTCGTGTGAAAGACAAGCAGATTTTACTAGAGGAAGCGTGCCGTATCGCTGTCGAAAAAGGCAACTTCAAGTTAGCCTGGGTGGGCATCCGAGAAGAAAAAAACAACAAAGTGATACCCGTCGCCTTTGCAGGGGATTCCAAAGACTACCTCGATAGTCTGTCTATAAATCTTAATGACGATAAGGAAAAACAAGGACCCTTCGGGAGGGTTATAGACAAAGGAGTAAGAGCTATTGTAAATAATATTGCCGAAGATTTATCTATGCTGCCCTGGAGAGAAAAAGCTTTGAAAAGCGGCTATAATTCCGTCGGCTCTTTCCCAATCAAAATATTCGGTAAAACAATCGGCGCATTCAATATCTACGCCGCCGAAACGGATTTTTTTGACGAAGCAGAATTAAAACTTTTTGACGAATTGGCTGAGGATATTTCTTTTGCCGTCGAATATATCGAAACCGAAACAAGTAAAAAGAAATACGAAGAATCTCTTCGCGAAAGCGAATCGAAAAACAGAGCTATTCTGGATGCAATTCCCGATATGGTTTTTCTAATCGACGCAAAAGGCAACTTTATCGATTACAAAGCTCCTTCGGACAGCGACTTATACACAAGACGGAATAATATTATTGGAAAGAATCTAAAAGATATATTGCCGAAGGAAGTCTCCGAAATGATATTCCGTAACATTGAAAAAACGCTTGAACTCGGAACCATTCAGACATTCGAATACGCGCTGACGCTGGCAGGCAGCGTTCAGTATTATGAAGCGCGTATGGCTTGCAGCGATAAGGAAAACCTGGTCGTTGTTGTGAGAAATATTACGGATAGAAAAAGGTCGGAAGAAGAATTACGTAAATTGCTTCGCGCCGTCGAGCAAAGCCCCGCATCAGTTGTTATTACCGACACAAACGGATTTATCCAATATGTTAACGAAAAATTCTGCGAAGTAACCGGCTACGAAAAAGAAGAAGTAATCGGACTTAAACCCAATGTTCTAAAATCAGGCTATCACGATTCTTTTTTTTATGAAAATTTGTGGAATACAATTTTAAGCGGCGAAGAATGGCACGGCGAAATACTGAACAAAAAGAAAAACGGGGAACTCTATTGGGAATCGGCTTCGATTTCTCCAGTATTCGATAACAATGAAAATATTACTCACTTTGTAGCCGTCAAAGAAGATATTACGGAAAAGAAAAAAATGGTTGAAGAATTAATTAAAGCCAAAGAAGAAGCGGAAGTTTCTGAAAAAATTAAGACAGAATTCCTTTCCCAGATGTCGCATGAAATAAGAACTCCGATAAATGTGATTATCGGAAATCTTAGCCTTATCAGGGAAGACTTATGCAACCAGATTGACGCAACGGCATGCGAGCTCTTTGACGGTATTGACCTTTCGGTTAAACGCATTATGCGTACTATCGACCTGATACTTAACATGTCCGAAATACAGACAAATTCTTATAAACCGATTTTTAGAACAATAGATTTGAAAACGGATATTCTTAATAAAATAATTGAAGAATTCAAAACACAGGCAAAAAATAAAAATCTCGGGCTCTATCTCGATTGTTTGGTTGAGGATACAAAACTTATCGGTGACGAGTACAGCATTACTCAGATCTTTGCAAATTTAATGGATAATGCAATCAAATATACGCATAAAGGGAAAATCGATATTATAATCGACAGAAATTACGAAGGCGAATTGACAGCGCAAGTAAGAGATACGGGAATCGGAATGAGCCGGGAGTTTATTGCCGATATCTTTAAGCCTTTTACTCAGGAAGAAAGGGGATATACCAGAACTTACGAAGGGAACGGTTTAGGACTGGCTCTGGTTAAAAGATATTGCGAAATCAACAATATATCGATCGAAGTAGAAAGTGAAAAAGGGAAAGGTTCCCTTTTCAGATTGGTATTTAAAAAGAAACCCGTTCTTCTATAA
- a CDS encoding response regulator, with protein sequence MDAQPVDILLIEDNQNDIELTLRALKKNGIANHIYVVNDGEEALDFLYCRNKYAKRNPNNTPKIILLDLKLPKVDGLEVLKALKSDPDKKIIPVIVMTSSDQEKDMIESYKLGVNSYIKKPVDFEQFVESVRQVGMYWLLLNRLPSD encoded by the coding sequence ATGGATGCGCAACCTGTTGATATCCTGCTTATCGAGGATAATCAGAATGATATAGAACTTACTCTGAGAGCGCTAAAAAAGAACGGCATTGCCAATCACATTTACGTAGTTAATGACGGCGAGGAAGCTCTCGATTTTCTCTATTGCAGGAATAAATACGCGAAAAGGAATCCCAATAACACCCCAAAAATTATTCTGCTCGATCTTAAACTGCCCAAGGTAGACGGACTCGAAGTTCTTAAAGCTTTGAAAAGCGACCCGGATAAAAAAATTATTCCGGTTATCGTAATGACTTCTTCCGACCAGGAAAAAGATATGATAGAAAGCTATAAGCTAGGCGTCAACAGCTATATCAAAAAACCGGTCGATTTCGAACAGTTTGTAGAATCGGTTAGGCAGGTCGGAATGTACTGGCTGCTTCTGAACAGGCTTCCGTCCGATTAA
- a CDS encoding PAS domain S-box protein has translation MMWIERSISVLASFVIAILLSAIIKVNPKQNSIEKQLIVGLVYGIAAAISLLNVLNLPGGLRFDGSVALLSICALFYGPVSIILAGTLAAIASWFVDGTSFYLEVGIVLFIAVSGIVADFLFTKKQYKYEFGKLYFYAFAIQAGILSLSFFLPGAYNRFVPAAVIALILFPLITACTGLLIEYVGKKYAFDSEFAENESLFRNIFENSAAGICIVAPDGKFLSVNNKFCSLLGYEREEILSKNFFEVTYGDDIKKSEKNLNKAFCYGEQEISFEKRYVRKDGSVLWADVSSVLIKDAQGLPLYFITHLIDITERKEAEENLQKAHDRLVDVLENMSDAFVSLDKNWRYTYMNRKAGEIFNRNPVDMIGKHIWTEFPEGVGQPFHLNYEKAMREKIFIKMEEYYPPYDKWFENRIQPTEEGIAIFFQDISERKKNEEQLKLRSRKLENIIRATNIGSWEWNIKSGEIIVNERWAEIIGYKLDELLPTTYDTFKWAANPEDLPKIENTLKAHFEGKIDFYECEFRMKHKNGNWVWVLDRGKVIEWDNEGKPLLMFGSHTDITYRKISEEKILRNRQLLKLFIEYSPAAIAMFDRNMNYIAVSRRFLEDYEIKDKNIIGKSHYEVFPEIPDHWKKFYQRCLKGTVEKSEEEPFPRLDGKVDWIKWEIHPWYELHGEIGGIILFSEVITYRKKAQDEIKRLHRRLLKAGEIASFGFIDWDLTTNELYLSPEINRIYGVPEDTVNVAEFINKVVHPDDIDMVNQNLELAAKGIKDYNIDHRIIRPDGKIVWLNNRAELIKDENGKPVRLLGTVLDITDRKLAEEKIKQLNLELEIKVKERTAELENANKELEAFSYSVSHDLRAPLRAIDGFSKILIEDYSTALDEEGLRILNVVRDNTKKMSQLIDDILAFSRVSRHQLKKTRIDMQTLVNSIYYELTSEWERANITLNIYDMPDAHGDPTMMRQLWSNLISNAIKFSSKKDNPVIEIGSMPDKDRIVYWIKDNGAGFEMKYYNKLFGVFQRLHTETEFSGTGVGLAIAKRIVSRHDGDMWAESEPGKGSTFYFYLG, from the coding sequence ATGATGTGGATTGAGCGGTCAATATCTGTTTTAGCCTCTTTTGTAATTGCGATTCTGCTGTCCGCCATAATAAAAGTAAATCCAAAACAAAATAGTATTGAGAAGCAACTGATTGTCGGACTTGTTTATGGAATTGCCGCCGCAATTTCTTTATTAAACGTATTGAACTTGCCGGGCGGATTGAGGTTTGATGGCTCTGTAGCACTGTTGAGCATTTGCGCTCTCTTTTACGGACCTGTATCTATTATTTTGGCGGGAACTCTCGCGGCGATTGCTTCCTGGTTTGTTGATGGAACATCATTTTATTTAGAAGTAGGAATAGTATTATTTATAGCTGTTTCGGGAATAGTCGCCGATTTTCTTTTTACAAAAAAACAATATAAATACGAGTTTGGAAAACTTTATTTCTATGCGTTTGCAATTCAGGCGGGCATTCTATCGCTTTCTTTTTTTCTTCCCGGCGCTTATAATCGGTTTGTGCCTGCGGCAGTTATCGCTTTAATTTTGTTTCCCCTGATTACTGCTTGCACTGGACTGTTGATTGAGTATGTCGGGAAAAAATACGCTTTCGACAGCGAGTTTGCCGAAAATGAATCGCTTTTCAGAAATATATTCGAGAATTCTGCGGCAGGAATATGTATCGTCGCCCCCGACGGAAAATTTCTGAGTGTAAATAATAAATTCTGCTCTCTCCTTGGTTATGAAAGGGAAGAAATTTTATCTAAAAATTTTTTTGAAGTTACTTATGGCGACGATATTAAAAAAAGCGAAAAAAATCTAAATAAGGCTTTTTGTTACGGAGAACAGGAAATAAGTTTTGAAAAAAGATACGTGCGTAAGGACGGTTCCGTTTTATGGGCCGATGTATCTTCTGTTTTAATAAAAGACGCGCAGGGACTGCCTCTCTATTTTATTACACATCTTATTGATATTACCGAACGTAAAGAAGCGGAAGAAAATCTTCAAAAAGCTCACGATCGTTTGGTCGATGTTCTTGAAAACATGAGCGATGCCTTTGTTTCGCTCGATAAAAATTGGCGTTATACATATATGAACCGAAAAGCCGGGGAAATTTTTAATAGAAATCCCGTCGATATGATTGGTAAACATATCTGGACTGAATTTCCCGAAGGAGTCGGACAACCCTTTCATCTGAATTATGAAAAAGCAATGCGGGAGAAAATATTCATCAAAATGGAAGAATATTATCCCCCGTATGATAAATGGTTCGAAAACAGAATCCAGCCTACCGAAGAGGGAATTGCAATTTTCTTTCAGGATATATCTGAACGGAAAAAAAACGAGGAACAATTAAAGCTGAGAAGCAGGAAACTTGAAAATATAATCAGAGCCACAAATATCGGCTCATGGGAATGGAATATTAAAAGCGGCGAAATAATAGTTAACGAGAGATGGGCTGAAATTATCGGTTATAAATTAGACGAGCTTTTACCAACCACCTATGACACGTTCAAGTGGGCTGCCAATCCGGAAGACCTGCCCAAAATTGAAAATACTTTAAAAGCTCATTTCGAAGGTAAAATCGATTTCTATGAATGCGAATTCCGAATGAAACACAAAAACGGCAATTGGGTATGGGTACTTGACCGCGGTAAAGTAATTGAATGGGACAACGAAGGCAAACCTTTACTGATGTTCGGCTCGCATACAGATATTACCTATAGAAAAATTAGCGAAGAAAAAATATTGAGGAATCGGCAACTGCTAAAACTTTTTATCGAATATTCGCCTGCAGCAATCGCTATGTTCGATAGAAATATGAATTACATTGCCGTAAGCCGCCGCTTTCTCGAAGACTACGAAATTAAGGATAAGAATATTATCGGTAAATCTCATTACGAGGTCTTTCCGGAAATACCGGACCACTGGAAAAAATTTTATCAGAGGTGCCTGAAGGGAACTGTAGAAAAATCGGAAGAAGAACCTTTCCCGCGGCTCGACGGTAAGGTCGATTGGATTAAATGGGAAATTCACCCGTGGTACGAACTCCACGGCGAAATAGGCGGCATTATTCTTTTTTCGGAAGTTATCACTTACAGAAAAAAAGCTCAGGATGAAATAAAAAGACTTCATCGGCGTCTTCTTAAAGCAGGAGAAATAGCCAGTTTCGGATTCATCGACTGGGATTTGACGACTAACGAACTTTATCTGTCGCCCGAAATCAACCGAATCTACGGCGTTCCGGAAGACACGGTTAATGTTGCCGAATTCATTAATAAAGTTGTTCATCCCGACGACATCGACATGGTAAATCAAAATCTGGAATTGGCTGCCAAAGGAATTAAGGACTATAACATCGATCACAGGATTATTCGACCCGACGGAAAAATTGTTTGGCTTAATAACAGAGCCGAATTGATTAAGGATGAAAACGGCAAACCGGTAAGACTGCTAGGCACAGTACTCGATATAACAGACAGGAAACTTGCCGAAGAAAAAATTAAACAGCTTAATCTCGAACTCGAAATAAAAGTGAAAGAAAGAACAGCCGAACTTGAAAACGCCAATAAAGAACTCGAAGCCTTTTCCTATTCGGTATCTCACGACCTGAGGGCGCCTTTAAGGGCAATCGACGGGTTTTCCAAAATATTAATTGAGGATTATTCTACGGCGCTGGACGAGGAGGGTTTGAGAATTTTGAACGTCGTAAGAGATAACACAAAAAAAATGAGCCAACTTATCGACGATATCCTGGCTTTTTCGAGAGTAAGCAGGCACCAATTGAAAAAAACGAGAATTGATATGCAAACCCTCGTAAATTCAATTTACTACGAACTGACGTCCGAATGGGAGAGGGCAAATATAACTTTAAATATCTACGATATGCCCGATGCACACGGAGATCCTACAATGATGCGTCAATTGTGGTCAAATCTTATTTCCAATGCAATTAAATTCTCTTCTAAAAAGGATAATCCCGTTATTGAAATCGGAAGCATGCCCGACAAAGATAGAATTGTTTACTGGATAAAAGACAACGGCGCAGGATTCGAGATGAAGTATTACAATAAACTTTTCGGAGTCTTTCAGCGCTTGCATACCGAGACGGAATTTTCCGGCACCGGAGTAGGGCTTGCAATTGCAAAGCGAATTGTTAGCCGGCACGACGGCGATATGTGGGCTGAATCGGAGCCGGGGAAAGGGTCAACGTTTTATTTCTATCTCGGATAA
- a CDS encoding YccF domain-containing protein, whose product MRLIGNLLWIVIGGGIVLFVEYLIAGLFLCVTIIGIPFGIQAIKLSLLALLPFGKDVVQTERGSGCISTFMNLLWIVTGGIVISITHFIFAVLCAITIIGIPFAKQHLKLASLSLTPFGHSFS is encoded by the coding sequence ATGAGATTAATAGGAAATCTTTTATGGATTGTTATAGGCGGGGGAATAGTTCTCTTTGTTGAGTATTTAATCGCGGGATTGTTCTTGTGCGTTACAATTATTGGGATTCCTTTCGGAATACAGGCAATAAAACTGTCTCTTCTTGCATTGCTTCCGTTCGGTAAGGACGTCGTGCAAACCGAGAGAGGAAGCGGATGTATTTCAACTTTTATGAATTTATTGTGGATTGTAACTGGCGGAATAGTAATCTCGATTACTCATTTTATTTTTGCCGTTCTCTGCGCCATAACTATAATCGGCATCCCGTTTGCCAAACAGCATTTGAAACTCGCCTCGCTTTCACTCACTCCGTTCGGACATAGTTTTTCTTAA
- a CDS encoding cob(I)yrinic acid a,c-diamide adenosyltransferase: protein MKIYTKTGDKGTTSLLGGERVFKDDQRLNAYGTVDELNSLLGLAAAEIENPELLEVLRGIQAELFEVGVDLATPADSKVKIDRFDTAKAERLESLIDKFEERLPVLKNFILPGGSRAGALLHYARTVCRRAERETAALMKTVEIKNPVLVYLNRLSDLLFVLARYCNKIDGAPEIIWKK, encoded by the coding sequence ATGAAAATTTATACAAAAACGGGCGATAAAGGCACGACTTCTTTGCTGGGCGGCGAAAGAGTATTTAAAGACGATCAACGCTTGAATGCTTATGGCACGGTCGACGAATTGAATTCTTTGCTGGGATTGGCTGCCGCCGAAATCGAAAATCCGGAACTTCTCGAGGTTCTGCGCGGTATACAGGCCGAGTTATTTGAAGTTGGAGTAGATCTGGCGACCCCCGCGGATTCAAAAGTTAAAATAGATCGATTCGATACGGCTAAGGCTGAACGACTGGAAAGTTTGATCGACAAATTTGAAGAGCGTTTGCCTGTACTGAAAAATTTCATTTTACCCGGGGGAAGCAGAGCCGGAGCTCTGCTGCATTATGCCAGGACGGTTTGCAGAAGAGCCGAAAGGGAAACGGCTGCTCTGATGAAGACGGTTGAAATAAAGAACCCGGTTTTAGTATATTTGAACCGCCTTTCCGATTTATTATTTGTTCTGGCTCGTTATTGTAATAAAATTGACGGCGCCCCGGAAATTATCTGGAAAAAATAA
- the ygfZ gene encoding CAF17-like 4Fe-4S cluster assembly/insertion protein YgfZ, whose protein sequence is MPENIKEEYNLLRYGAGAVVLEENIIKLTGKDTLDFIHRVSTNDVKGLMPGAKIRTLFLNDKGRFVDRTIFLYITDFFWLVGQNDPDKKLLSWINKYIITEDIKTEDLTNDYKVITITGQQSASYLSLIFGQEFTSLDDKNLIVTQTSGFDTVLFRCVEKGQTFYKVIVKSNQYNQFVEYLNANKSVFDFGFVSDEAFKYYCILHGLPGRNEITLEFNPHEVGLTDEISFTKGCYIGQEVIARLDTYDKVQKKLIGVKIEANMPEKSYDIYNSGEFAGIITSGINVDGEFYGLAVVKKKYLDDNPLYISYEGKEVEIAVRNFD, encoded by the coding sequence ATGCCTGAAAATATTAAGGAAGAATATAATTTACTCCGCTACGGCGCAGGAGCCGTAGTCCTCGAAGAAAATATTATTAAACTGACGGGAAAGGACACGCTCGATTTCATTCACAGAGTTTCCACGAACGACGTGAAAGGTTTGATGCCCGGCGCGAAAATAAGAACGCTTTTTTTAAATGATAAGGGAAGATTCGTTGACAGGACGATTTTTCTTTACATAACGGATTTTTTCTGGCTGGTCGGGCAAAACGATCCCGACAAAAAACTGCTGAGCTGGATTAATAAATATATTATTACCGAAGACATAAAAACCGAAGACCTTACAAACGATTATAAAGTGATTACAATTACAGGGCAGCAAAGCGCTTCGTATTTATCTCTGATTTTCGGACAGGAGTTTACTTCTCTCGACGACAAAAATTTGATTGTTACCCAGACGTCGGGATTCGACACAGTATTGTTCCGTTGCGTTGAAAAAGGACAAACTTTTTATAAAGTAATTGTAAAATCAAATCAATACAATCAGTTTGTTGAATACCTAAATGCAAATAAAAGCGTCTTCGATTTCGGATTTGTAAGCGACGAGGCATTCAAATATTATTGCATATTACACGGGTTGCCCGGCAGAAATGAAATTACGTTAGAATTTAATCCGCACGAAGTTGGATTGACTGATGAAATAAGTTTTACCAAAGGGTGTTATATCGGACAGGAAGTTATCGCGCGACTCGACACATACGATAAAGTCCAGAAAAAATTGATCGGAGTGAAAATCGAAGCGAATATGCCGGAAAAGTCTTACGACATCTATAACTCCGGAGAATTTGCAGGAATTATTACAAGCGGCATAAATGTAGACGGCGAATTTTACGGGCTTGCGGTTGTAAAGAAAAAATATCTGGACGACAATCCTCTTTATATTTCTTATGAAGGAAAAGAAGTTGAAATTGCGGTTAGGAATTTTGATTGA
- a CDS encoding dipeptidase, with the protein MENIIKHLNTNFDNSLEELKEYLRIPSISTSPEHSKDMVKCAEFLANKLRNIGLTNVEVFSTEKHPIVYGQWIGAPDKPTVLIYGHYDVQPVDPIEKWSFPPFEPKIEKGKLWGRGANDNKGQQFAHIKSVEAFFKNYGAPPVNVKFLIEGEEEIGSGSLSKFISKHKELLKCDAILISDTSMYAPGVPTITYGLRGLLYMEVEFSGPKADLHSGSFGGAVANPVNELAKMIAKLHDKNGRVTVPNFYKDVLRLSKAEKENFRRLKFSDAKFAKELGVKALAGEKGYTTLERLWVRPTLDCNGIVGGFTGEGAKTIIPSKASAKISMRLVPNQNPQKIAADFTKYVKSLAPEGIKVDVKMIHYGYPVVVPLEDKAVQTAAKAVSKAFGKKAVFTREGGSIPIVVEFMNQLKAPAILMGLGLDTDNIHSPNEHFELANLKKGMIASAYFLKEFSEMKG; encoded by the coding sequence GTGGAAAATATAATCAAACACTTGAATACGAATTTTGACAATTCTTTGGAAGAATTAAAAGAATACCTGCGTATTCCCAGCATCAGCACATCGCCTGAACATAGTAAAGATATGGTCAAATGCGCTGAATTTCTTGCCAACAAACTGAGAAATATCGGTTTGACTAACGTTGAGGTATTCAGTACGGAAAAACATCCGATAGTTTACGGTCAATGGATCGGCGCTCCGGACAAGCCCACTGTGCTCATTTACGGTCATTACGACGTACAGCCCGTCGATCCGATCGAGAAATGGTCTTTTCCGCCGTTCGAACCGAAGATTGAAAAAGGAAAATTATGGGGGAGGGGAGCAAACGACAATAAAGGTCAACAGTTTGCTCATATCAAAAGCGTCGAAGCTTTCTTTAAGAATTACGGCGCGCCGCCGGTCAATGTTAAATTTTTGATTGAAGGAGAGGAGGAAATCGGCAGCGGCAGTTTGTCCAAATTTATTTCGAAACACAAAGAACTTCTTAAATGCGACGCAATATTAATTTCCGATACGAGCATGTACGCTCCCGGCGTGCCGACGATTACATACGGCTTACGCGGACTCCTTTATATGGAAGTCGAATTTTCCGGGCCTAAAGCAGACCTCCATTCGGGTAGTTTCGGCGGCGCAGTCGCCAACCCAGTTAACGAACTCGCAAAGATGATTGCAAAGTTGCACGACAAGAACGGCAGGGTTACGGTGCCGAACTTTTATAAAGACGTACTGAGATTGAGTAAGGCGGAAAAAGAAAATTTCAGGCGTCTGAAATTTTCCGACGCGAAATTTGCAAAGGAATTGGGCGTGAAAGCTTTGGCGGGAGAAAAGGGTTATACGACTTTGGAACGACTATGGGTAAGACCTACTCTCGACTGCAACGGAATTGTAGGAGGTTTTACGGGAGAAGGAGCAAAAACTATTATACCGTCTAAAGCCTCTGCAAAAATAAGCATGCGCCTTGTTCCGAATCAGAATCCACAAAAAATTGCCGCGGATTTTACAAAGTATGTCAAAAGTCTGGCTCCGGAGGGAATAAAAGTTGACGTAAAAATGATTCATTACGGCTATCCTGTAGTAGTGCCGCTGGAAGACAAAGCCGTGCAAACCGCGGCTAAAGCGGTCTCGAAAGCATTCGGTAAAAAAGCCGTTTTTACACGCGAAGGCGGCTCGATTCCTATTGTGGTCGAATTTATGAATCAATTGAAAGCCCCGGCAATCTTAATGGGACTGGGACTTGATACCGACAATATCCATTCGCCGAACGAGCATTTTGAGCTCGCTAATTTAAAAAAAGGTATGATTGCTTCAGCATACTTTTTGAAAGAATTTTCGGAAATGAAAGGATAA